The following proteins come from a genomic window of Eulemur rufifrons isolate Redbay chromosome 24, OSU_ERuf_1, whole genome shotgun sequence:
- the ACTN4 gene encoding alpha-actinin-4 isoform X3 yields the protein MVDYHAANQSYQYGPSSAGNGAGGGGSMGDYMAQEDDWDRDLLLDPAWEKQQRKTFTAWCNSHLRKAGTQIENIDEDFRDGLKLMLLLEVISGERLPKPERGKMRVHKINNVNKALDFIASKGVKLVSIGAEEIVDGNAKMTLGMIWTIILRFAIQDISVEETSAKEGLLLWCQRKTAPYKNVNVQNFHISWKDGLAFNALIHRHRPELIEYDKLRKDDPVTNLNNAFEVAEKYLDIPKMLDAEDIVNTARPDEKAIMTYVSSFYHAFSGAQKAETAANRICKVLAVNQENEHLMEDYERLASDLLEWIRRTIPWLEDRVPQKTIQEMQQKLEDFRDYRRVHKPPKVQEKCQLEINFNTLQTKLRLSNRPAFMPSEGKMVSDINNGWQHLEQAEKGYEEWLLNEIRRLERLDHLAEKFRQKASIHEAWTDGCWPTAAVLVSDSLPPPPGKEAMLKHRDYETATLSDIKALIRKHEAFESDLAAHQDRVEQIAAIAQELNELDYYDSHNVNTRCQKICDQWDALGSLTHSRREALEKTEKQLETIDQLHLEYAKRAAPFNNWMESAMEDLQDMFIVHTIEEIEGLISAHDQFKSTLPDADREREAILAIHKEAQRIAESNHIKLSGSNPYTTVTPQIINSKWEKVQQLVPKRDHALLEEQSKQQSNEHLRRQFSSQANVVGPWIQNKMEEIGRISIEMNGTLEDQLSHLKQYERSIVDYKPNLDLLEQQHQLIQEALIFDNKHTNYTMEHIRVGWEQLLTTIARTINEVENQILTRDAKGISQEQMQEFRASFNHFDKDHGGALGPEEFKACLISLGYDVENDRQGDAEFNRIMSVVDPNHSGLVTFQAFIDFMSRETTDTDTADQVIASFKVLAGDKNFITAEELRRELPPDQAEYCIARMAPYQGPDAVPGALDYKSFSTALYGESDL from the exons ACCTTCACGGCGTGGTGCAACTCCCACCTGCGGAAGGCCGGCACGCAGATCGAGAACATCGACGAGGACTTCCGAGACGGGCTCAAGCTCATGCTTCTCCTGGAGGTCATTTCAG GGGAGCGGTTACCTAAGCCGGAGCGGGGGAAGATGAGAGTGCACAAAATCAACAACGTGAACAAAGCACTGGACTTTATCGCCAGCAAAGGCGTCAAGCTGGTCTCCATCGGGGCGGAAG AGATTGTGGACGGCAACGCAAAGATGACCCTGGGAATGATCTGGACCATCATCCTCAGGTTCGCCATCCAGGACATCTCTGTGGAAG AGACCTCTGCCAAGGAAGGGCTCCTTCTCTGGTGCCAGAGAAAGACTGCCCCATATAAGAATGTCAACGTGCAGAACTTCCACATCAG TTGGAAGGACGGTCTTGCCTTCAACGCCCTGATCCACCGGCACAGACCAGAGCTGATTGAGTATGACAAGCTGAGAAAG gaCGACCCAGTCACCAACCTGAACAATGCCTTCGAAGTGGCCGAGAAATACCTCGACATCCCCAAGATGTTGGACGCGGAGG ACATCGTGAACACGGCCCGGCCCGACGAGAAGGCCATAATGACCTATGTGTCCAGCTTCTACCATGCCTTCTCAGGAGCGCAGAAG GCTGAGACTGCCGCCAACCGAATCTGCAAGGTGCTGGCCGTCAACCAGGAGAATGAACACCTGATGGAAGATTACGAGAGGCTGGCCAGCGAT CTGCTGGAGTGGATCCGGCGCACCATCCCCTGGCTGGAGGACCGCGTGCCCCAGAAGACCATCCAGGAGATGCAGCAGAAGCTGGAGGACTTCCGCGACTACCGGCGTGTCCACAAGCCACCTAAGGTGCAGGAGAAGTGCCAGCTGGAGATCAACTTCAACACACTGCAGACCAAGCTGCGCCTCAGCAACCGGCCCGCCTTCATGCCCTCTGAGGGCAAGATGGTCTCG GACATCAACAACGGCTGGCAGCACCTGGAGCAGGCCGAGAAGGGCTACGAGGAGTGGCTGCTGAATGAGATCCGCAGGCTGGAGCGGCTCGACCACCTGGCGGAGAAGTTCCGGCAGAAGGCCTCCATCCACGAGGCCTGGACCGACG GCTGCTGGCCCACGGCCGCTGTGCTGGTAAGTgactctctgcccccacccccagggaaggAAGCCATGCTGAAGCACCGGGACTACGAGACAGCCACCCTCTCGGACATCAAAGCCCTCATCCGCAAGCACGAGGCCTTCGAGAGTGACCTGGCCGCACACCAGGACCGTGTGGAGCAGATCGCAGCTATTGCCCAGGAGCTCAA CGAGCTGGATTACTACGACTCCCACAACGTCAACACCCGGTGCCAGAAGATCTGCGACCAGTGGGACGCCCTTGGCTCTCTGACCCATAGTCGCAGGGAAGCCCTGGAG AAAACAGAGAAGCAGCTGGAGACCATCGACCAGCTGCACCTGGAGTACGCCAAGCGGGCAGCCCCCTTCAACAACTGGATGGAGAGCGCCATGGAGGACCTCCAGGACATGTTCATCGTCCACACCATCGAGGAGATCGAG GGCCTGATCTCAGCCCACGACCAGTTCAAGTCGACCCTGCCGGACGCCGACAGGGAGCGGGAGGCCATCCTGGCCATCCACAAGGAGGCCCAGAGGATCGCCGAGAGCAACCACATCAAGCTGTCGGGCAGCAACCCCTACACCACCGTGACCCCCCAGATCATCAACTCCAAGTGGGAGAAG GTGCAGCAGCTGGTGCCAAAGCGGGACCACGCCCTCCTGGAGGAGCAGAGCAAGCAGCAGTCCAACGAGCACCTCCGCCGCCAGTTCTCCAGCCAGGCCAACGTCGTGGGGCCCTGGATCCAGAACAAGATGGAG GAGATTGGACGCATCTCTATCGAGATGAACGGGACCCTGGAGGACCAGCTGAGCCACCTGAAGCAGTACGAGCGCAGCATCGTGGACTACAAGCCCAACCTGGACCTGTTGGAGCAGCAGCACCAGCTCATCCAGGAGGCCCTCATCTTCGACAACAAGCACACCAACTACACCATGGAG cacaTCCGCGTGGGCTGGGAGCAGCTGCTTACCACTATCGCCCGCACCATCAACGAGGTCGAGAATCAGATCCTCACCCGGGACGCCAAGGGCATCAGCCAGGAGCAGATGCAGGAGTTCCGGGCATCCTTCAACCACTTCGACAAG GACCATGGCGGGGCACTGGGGCCCGAGGAGTTCAAGGCCTGCCTCATCAGCCTGGGCTACGACGTGGAGAACGACCGGCAG GGCGATGCTGAGTTCAACCGCATCATGAGCGTGGTCGACCCCAACCACAGCGGCCTTGTGACCTTCCAAGCCTTCATTGACTTCATGTCCCGGGAGACCACTGACACAGACACGGCCGACCAGGTCATCGCCTCCTTCAAGGTCCTGGCAGGGGACAAG AACTTCATCACGGCTGAGGAGCTGCGGAGAGAGCTGCCCCCGGACCAGGCTGAGTACTGCATCGCCCGCATGGCACCATACCAGGGCCCCGACGCCGTACCCGGCGCCCTCGACTACAAGTCCTTCTCCACAGCCCTGTATGGCGAGAGTGACCTGTGA
- the ACTN4 gene encoding alpha-actinin-4 isoform X12: MVDYHAANQSYQYGPSSAGNGAGGGGSMGDYMAQEDDWDRDLLLDPAWEKQQRKTFTAWCNSHLRKAGTQIENIDEDFRDGLKLMLLLEVISGERLPKPERGKMRVHKINNVNKALDFIASKGVKLVSIGAEEIVDGNAKMTLGMIWTIILRFAIQDISVEETSAKEGLLLWCQRKTAPYKNVNVQNFHISWKDGLAFNALIHRHRPELIEYDKLRKDDPVTNLNNAFEVAEKYLDIPKMLDAEDIVNTARPDEKAIMTYVSSFYHAFSGAQKAETAANRICKVLAVNQENEHLMEDYERLASDLLEWIRRTIPWLEDRVPQKTIQEMQQKLEDFRDYRRVHKPPKVQEKCQLEINFNTLQTKLRLSNRPAFMPSEGKMVSDINNGWQHLEQAEKGYEEWLLNEIRRLERLDHLAEKFRQKASIHEAWTDGKEAMLKHRDYETATLSDIKALIRKHEAFESDLAAHQDRVEQIAAIAQELNELDYYDSHNVNTRCQKICDQWDALGSLTHSRREALEKTEKQLETIDQLHLEYAKRAAPFNNWMESAMEDLQDMFIVHTIEEIEVRQLVPKRDHALLEEQSKQQSNEHLRRQFSSQANVVGPWIQNKMEEIGRISIEMNGTLEDQLSHLKQYERSIVDYKPNLDLLEQQHQLIQEALIFDNKHTNYTMEHIRVGWEQLLTTIARTINEVENQILTRDAKGISQEQMQEFRASFNHFDKDHGGALGPEEFKACLISLGYDVENDRQGDAEFNRIMSVVDPNHSGLVTFQAFIDFMSRETTDTDTADQVIASFKVLAGDKVSQTPPRHTGASWRAAQSPACRPQNFITAEELRRELPPDQAEYCIARMAPYQGPDAVPGALDYKSFSTALYGESDL, from the exons ACCTTCACGGCGTGGTGCAACTCCCACCTGCGGAAGGCCGGCACGCAGATCGAGAACATCGACGAGGACTTCCGAGACGGGCTCAAGCTCATGCTTCTCCTGGAGGTCATTTCAG GGGAGCGGTTACCTAAGCCGGAGCGGGGGAAGATGAGAGTGCACAAAATCAACAACGTGAACAAAGCACTGGACTTTATCGCCAGCAAAGGCGTCAAGCTGGTCTCCATCGGGGCGGAAG AGATTGTGGACGGCAACGCAAAGATGACCCTGGGAATGATCTGGACCATCATCCTCAGGTTCGCCATCCAGGACATCTCTGTGGAAG AGACCTCTGCCAAGGAAGGGCTCCTTCTCTGGTGCCAGAGAAAGACTGCCCCATATAAGAATGTCAACGTGCAGAACTTCCACATCAG TTGGAAGGACGGTCTTGCCTTCAACGCCCTGATCCACCGGCACAGACCAGAGCTGATTGAGTATGACAAGCTGAGAAAG gaCGACCCAGTCACCAACCTGAACAATGCCTTCGAAGTGGCCGAGAAATACCTCGACATCCCCAAGATGTTGGACGCGGAGG ACATCGTGAACACGGCCCGGCCCGACGAGAAGGCCATAATGACCTATGTGTCCAGCTTCTACCATGCCTTCTCAGGAGCGCAGAAG GCTGAGACTGCCGCCAACCGAATCTGCAAGGTGCTGGCCGTCAACCAGGAGAATGAACACCTGATGGAAGATTACGAGAGGCTGGCCAGCGAT CTGCTGGAGTGGATCCGGCGCACCATCCCCTGGCTGGAGGACCGCGTGCCCCAGAAGACCATCCAGGAGATGCAGCAGAAGCTGGAGGACTTCCGCGACTACCGGCGTGTCCACAAGCCACCTAAGGTGCAGGAGAAGTGCCAGCTGGAGATCAACTTCAACACACTGCAGACCAAGCTGCGCCTCAGCAACCGGCCCGCCTTCATGCCCTCTGAGGGCAAGATGGTCTCG GACATCAACAACGGCTGGCAGCACCTGGAGCAGGCCGAGAAGGGCTACGAGGAGTGGCTGCTGAATGAGATCCGCAGGCTGGAGCGGCTCGACCACCTGGCGGAGAAGTTCCGGCAGAAGGCCTCCATCCACGAGGCCTGGACCGACG ggaaggAAGCCATGCTGAAGCACCGGGACTACGAGACAGCCACCCTCTCGGACATCAAAGCCCTCATCCGCAAGCACGAGGCCTTCGAGAGTGACCTGGCCGCACACCAGGACCGTGTGGAGCAGATCGCAGCTATTGCCCAGGAGCTCAA CGAGCTGGATTACTACGACTCCCACAACGTCAACACCCGGTGCCAGAAGATCTGCGACCAGTGGGACGCCCTTGGCTCTCTGACCCATAGTCGCAGGGAAGCCCTGGAG AAAACAGAGAAGCAGCTGGAGACCATCGACCAGCTGCACCTGGAGTACGCCAAGCGGGCAGCCCCCTTCAACAACTGGATGGAGAGCGCCATGGAGGACCTCCAGGACATGTTCATCGTCCACACCATCGAGGAGATCGAGGTCCgt CAGCTGGTGCCAAAGCGGGACCACGCCCTCCTGGAGGAGCAGAGCAAGCAGCAGTCCAACGAGCACCTCCGCCGCCAGTTCTCCAGCCAGGCCAACGTCGTGGGGCCCTGGATCCAGAACAAGATGGAG GAGATTGGACGCATCTCTATCGAGATGAACGGGACCCTGGAGGACCAGCTGAGCCACCTGAAGCAGTACGAGCGCAGCATCGTGGACTACAAGCCCAACCTGGACCTGTTGGAGCAGCAGCACCAGCTCATCCAGGAGGCCCTCATCTTCGACAACAAGCACACCAACTACACCATGGAG cacaTCCGCGTGGGCTGGGAGCAGCTGCTTACCACTATCGCCCGCACCATCAACGAGGTCGAGAATCAGATCCTCACCCGGGACGCCAAGGGCATCAGCCAGGAGCAGATGCAGGAGTTCCGGGCATCCTTCAACCACTTCGACAAG GACCATGGCGGGGCACTGGGGCCCGAGGAGTTCAAGGCCTGCCTCATCAGCCTGGGCTACGACGTGGAGAACGACCGGCAG GGCGATGCTGAGTTCAACCGCATCATGAGCGTGGTCGACCCCAACCACAGCGGCCTTGTGACCTTCCAAGCCTTCATTGACTTCATGTCCCGGGAGACCACTGACACAGACACGGCCGACCAGGTCATCGCCTCCTTCAAGGTCCTGGCAGGGGACAAGGTGAGCCAGACCCCTCCGAGGCACACAGGGGCCAGTTGGAGGG CAGCTCAGAGTCCTGCCTGCCGCCCCCAGAACTTCATCACGGCTGAGGAGCTGCGGAGAGAGCTGCCCCCGGACCAGGCTGAGTACTGCATCGCCCGCATGGCACCATACCAGGGCCCCGACGCCGTACCCGGCGCCCTCGACTACAAGTCCTTCTCCACAGCCCTGTATGGCGAGAGTGACCTGTGA
- the ACTN4 gene encoding alpha-actinin-4 isoform X16, with product MVDYHAANQSYQYGPSSAGNGAGGGGSMGDYMAQEDDWDRDLLLDPAWEKQQRKTFTAWCNSHLRKAGTQIENIDEDFRDGLKLMLLLEVISGERLPKPERGKMRVHKINNVNKALDFIASKGVKLVSIGAEEIVDGNAKMTLGMIWTIILRFAIQDISVEETSAKEGLLLWCQRKTAPYKNVNVQNFHISWKDGLAFNALIHRHRPELIEYDKLRKDDPVTNLNNAFEVAEKYLDIPKMLDAEDIVNTARPDEKAIMTYVSSFYHAFSGAQKAETAANRICKVLAVNQENEHLMEDYERLASDLLEWIRRTIPWLEDRVPQKTIQEMQQKLEDFRDYRRVHKPPKVQEKCQLEINFNTLQTKLRLSNRPAFMPSEGKMVSDINNGWQHLEQAEKGYEEWLLNEIRRLERLDHLAEKFRQKASIHEAWTDGKEAMLKHRDYETATLSDIKALIRKHEAFESDLAAHQDRVEQIAAIAQELNELDYYDSHNVNTRCQKICDQWDALGSLTHSRREALEKTEKQLETIDQLHLEYAKRAAPFNNWMESAMEDLQDMFIVHTIEEIEVRQLVPKRDHALLEEQSKQQSNEHLRRQFSSQANVVGPWIQNKMEEIGRISIEMNGTLEDQLSHLKQYERSIVDYKPNLDLLEQQHQLIQEALIFDNKHTNYTMEHIRVGWEQLLTTIARTINEVENQILTRDAKGISQEQMQEFRASFNHFDKGDAEFNRIMSVVDPNHSGLVTFQAFIDFMSRETTDTDTADQVIASFKVLAGDKNFITAEELRRELPPDQAEYCIARMAPYQGPDAVPGALDYKSFSTALYGESDL from the exons ACCTTCACGGCGTGGTGCAACTCCCACCTGCGGAAGGCCGGCACGCAGATCGAGAACATCGACGAGGACTTCCGAGACGGGCTCAAGCTCATGCTTCTCCTGGAGGTCATTTCAG GGGAGCGGTTACCTAAGCCGGAGCGGGGGAAGATGAGAGTGCACAAAATCAACAACGTGAACAAAGCACTGGACTTTATCGCCAGCAAAGGCGTCAAGCTGGTCTCCATCGGGGCGGAAG AGATTGTGGACGGCAACGCAAAGATGACCCTGGGAATGATCTGGACCATCATCCTCAGGTTCGCCATCCAGGACATCTCTGTGGAAG AGACCTCTGCCAAGGAAGGGCTCCTTCTCTGGTGCCAGAGAAAGACTGCCCCATATAAGAATGTCAACGTGCAGAACTTCCACATCAG TTGGAAGGACGGTCTTGCCTTCAACGCCCTGATCCACCGGCACAGACCAGAGCTGATTGAGTATGACAAGCTGAGAAAG gaCGACCCAGTCACCAACCTGAACAATGCCTTCGAAGTGGCCGAGAAATACCTCGACATCCCCAAGATGTTGGACGCGGAGG ACATCGTGAACACGGCCCGGCCCGACGAGAAGGCCATAATGACCTATGTGTCCAGCTTCTACCATGCCTTCTCAGGAGCGCAGAAG GCTGAGACTGCCGCCAACCGAATCTGCAAGGTGCTGGCCGTCAACCAGGAGAATGAACACCTGATGGAAGATTACGAGAGGCTGGCCAGCGAT CTGCTGGAGTGGATCCGGCGCACCATCCCCTGGCTGGAGGACCGCGTGCCCCAGAAGACCATCCAGGAGATGCAGCAGAAGCTGGAGGACTTCCGCGACTACCGGCGTGTCCACAAGCCACCTAAGGTGCAGGAGAAGTGCCAGCTGGAGATCAACTTCAACACACTGCAGACCAAGCTGCGCCTCAGCAACCGGCCCGCCTTCATGCCCTCTGAGGGCAAGATGGTCTCG GACATCAACAACGGCTGGCAGCACCTGGAGCAGGCCGAGAAGGGCTACGAGGAGTGGCTGCTGAATGAGATCCGCAGGCTGGAGCGGCTCGACCACCTGGCGGAGAAGTTCCGGCAGAAGGCCTCCATCCACGAGGCCTGGACCGACG ggaaggAAGCCATGCTGAAGCACCGGGACTACGAGACAGCCACCCTCTCGGACATCAAAGCCCTCATCCGCAAGCACGAGGCCTTCGAGAGTGACCTGGCCGCACACCAGGACCGTGTGGAGCAGATCGCAGCTATTGCCCAGGAGCTCAA CGAGCTGGATTACTACGACTCCCACAACGTCAACACCCGGTGCCAGAAGATCTGCGACCAGTGGGACGCCCTTGGCTCTCTGACCCATAGTCGCAGGGAAGCCCTGGAG AAAACAGAGAAGCAGCTGGAGACCATCGACCAGCTGCACCTGGAGTACGCCAAGCGGGCAGCCCCCTTCAACAACTGGATGGAGAGCGCCATGGAGGACCTCCAGGACATGTTCATCGTCCACACCATCGAGGAGATCGAGGTCCgt CAGCTGGTGCCAAAGCGGGACCACGCCCTCCTGGAGGAGCAGAGCAAGCAGCAGTCCAACGAGCACCTCCGCCGCCAGTTCTCCAGCCAGGCCAACGTCGTGGGGCCCTGGATCCAGAACAAGATGGAG GAGATTGGACGCATCTCTATCGAGATGAACGGGACCCTGGAGGACCAGCTGAGCCACCTGAAGCAGTACGAGCGCAGCATCGTGGACTACAAGCCCAACCTGGACCTGTTGGAGCAGCAGCACCAGCTCATCCAGGAGGCCCTCATCTTCGACAACAAGCACACCAACTACACCATGGAG cacaTCCGCGTGGGCTGGGAGCAGCTGCTTACCACTATCGCCCGCACCATCAACGAGGTCGAGAATCAGATCCTCACCCGGGACGCCAAGGGCATCAGCCAGGAGCAGATGCAGGAGTTCCGGGCATCCTTCAACCACTTCGACAAG GGCGATGCTGAGTTCAACCGCATCATGAGCGTGGTCGACCCCAACCACAGCGGCCTTGTGACCTTCCAAGCCTTCATTGACTTCATGTCCCGGGAGACCACTGACACAGACACGGCCGACCAGGTCATCGCCTCCTTCAAGGTCCTGGCAGGGGACAAG AACTTCATCACGGCTGAGGAGCTGCGGAGAGAGCTGCCCCCGGACCAGGCTGAGTACTGCATCGCCCGCATGGCACCATACCAGGGCCCCGACGCCGTACCCGGCGCCCTCGACTACAAGTCCTTCTCCACAGCCCTGTATGGCGAGAGTGACCTGTGA
- the ACTN4 gene encoding alpha-actinin-4 isoform X1 → MVDYHAANQSYQYGPSSAGNGAGGGGSMGDYMAQEDDWDRDLLLDPAWEKQQRKTFTAWCNSHLRKAGTQIENIDEDFRDGLKLMLLLEVISGEAFTAAVQPTPGTGALSQQAWFWRAEEALKLLPAPLCLCVPLSGERLPKPERGKMRVHKINNVNKALDFIASKGVKLVSIGAEEIVDGNAKMTLGMIWTIILRFAIQDISVEETSAKEGLLLWCQRKTAPYKNVNVQNFHISWKDGLAFNALIHRHRPELIEYDKLRKDDPVTNLNNAFEVAEKYLDIPKMLDAEDIVNTARPDEKAIMTYVSSFYHAFSGAQKAETAANRICKVLAVNQENEHLMEDYERLASDLLEWIRRTIPWLEDRVPQKTIQEMQQKLEDFRDYRRVHKPPKVQEKCQLEINFNTLQTKLRLSNRPAFMPSEGKMVSDINNGWQHLEQAEKGYEEWLLNEIRRLERLDHLAEKFRQKASIHEAWTDGKEAMLKHRDYETATLSDIKALIRKHEAFESDLAAHQDRVEQIAAIAQELNELDYYDSHNVNTRCQKICDQWDALGSLTHSRREALEKTEKQLETIDQLHLEYAKRAAPFNNWMESAMEDLQDMFIVHTIEEIEGLISAHDQFKSTLPDADREREAILAIHKEAQRIAESNHIKLSGSNPYTTVTPQIINSKWEKVQQLVPKRDHALLEEQSKQQSNEHLRRQFSSQANVVGPWIQNKMEEIGRISIEMNGTLEDQLSHLKQYERSIVDYKPNLDLLEQQHQLIQEALIFDNKHTNYTMEHIRVGWEQLLTTIARTINEVENQILTRDAKGISQEQMQEFRASFNHFDKDHGGALGPEEFKACLISLGYDVENDRQGDAEFNRIMSVVDPNHSGLVTFQAFIDFMSRETTDTDTADQVIASFKVLAGDKNFITAEELRRELPPDQAEYCIARMAPYQGPDAVPGALDYKSFSTALYGESDL, encoded by the exons ACCTTCACGGCGTGGTGCAACTCCCACCTGCGGAAGGCCGGCACGCAGATCGAGAACATCGACGAGGACTTCCGAGACGGGCTCAAGCTCATGCTTCTCCTGGAGGTCATTTCAGGTGAGGCTTTCACTGCCGCAGTGCAGCCCACACCTGGAACAGGTGCCCTTTCACAGCA GGCCTGGTTTTGGAGAGCAGAGGAAGCTCTAAAGCTTCTCCCCGCCCCCCTTTGTCTTTGTGTGCCTCTCTCAGGGGAGCGGTTACCTAAGCCGGAGCGGGGGAAGATGAGAGTGCACAAAATCAACAACGTGAACAAAGCACTGGACTTTATCGCCAGCAAAGGCGTCAAGCTGGTCTCCATCGGGGCGGAAG AGATTGTGGACGGCAACGCAAAGATGACCCTGGGAATGATCTGGACCATCATCCTCAGGTTCGCCATCCAGGACATCTCTGTGGAAG AGACCTCTGCCAAGGAAGGGCTCCTTCTCTGGTGCCAGAGAAAGACTGCCCCATATAAGAATGTCAACGTGCAGAACTTCCACATCAG TTGGAAGGACGGTCTTGCCTTCAACGCCCTGATCCACCGGCACAGACCAGAGCTGATTGAGTATGACAAGCTGAGAAAG gaCGACCCAGTCACCAACCTGAACAATGCCTTCGAAGTGGCCGAGAAATACCTCGACATCCCCAAGATGTTGGACGCGGAGG ACATCGTGAACACGGCCCGGCCCGACGAGAAGGCCATAATGACCTATGTGTCCAGCTTCTACCATGCCTTCTCAGGAGCGCAGAAG GCTGAGACTGCCGCCAACCGAATCTGCAAGGTGCTGGCCGTCAACCAGGAGAATGAACACCTGATGGAAGATTACGAGAGGCTGGCCAGCGAT CTGCTGGAGTGGATCCGGCGCACCATCCCCTGGCTGGAGGACCGCGTGCCCCAGAAGACCATCCAGGAGATGCAGCAGAAGCTGGAGGACTTCCGCGACTACCGGCGTGTCCACAAGCCACCTAAGGTGCAGGAGAAGTGCCAGCTGGAGATCAACTTCAACACACTGCAGACCAAGCTGCGCCTCAGCAACCGGCCCGCCTTCATGCCCTCTGAGGGCAAGATGGTCTCG GACATCAACAACGGCTGGCAGCACCTGGAGCAGGCCGAGAAGGGCTACGAGGAGTGGCTGCTGAATGAGATCCGCAGGCTGGAGCGGCTCGACCACCTGGCGGAGAAGTTCCGGCAGAAGGCCTCCATCCACGAGGCCTGGACCGACG ggaaggAAGCCATGCTGAAGCACCGGGACTACGAGACAGCCACCCTCTCGGACATCAAAGCCCTCATCCGCAAGCACGAGGCCTTCGAGAGTGACCTGGCCGCACACCAGGACCGTGTGGAGCAGATCGCAGCTATTGCCCAGGAGCTCAA CGAGCTGGATTACTACGACTCCCACAACGTCAACACCCGGTGCCAGAAGATCTGCGACCAGTGGGACGCCCTTGGCTCTCTGACCCATAGTCGCAGGGAAGCCCTGGAG AAAACAGAGAAGCAGCTGGAGACCATCGACCAGCTGCACCTGGAGTACGCCAAGCGGGCAGCCCCCTTCAACAACTGGATGGAGAGCGCCATGGAGGACCTCCAGGACATGTTCATCGTCCACACCATCGAGGAGATCGAG GGCCTGATCTCAGCCCACGACCAGTTCAAGTCGACCCTGCCGGACGCCGACAGGGAGCGGGAGGCCATCCTGGCCATCCACAAGGAGGCCCAGAGGATCGCCGAGAGCAACCACATCAAGCTGTCGGGCAGCAACCCCTACACCACCGTGACCCCCCAGATCATCAACTCCAAGTGGGAGAAG GTGCAGCAGCTGGTGCCAAAGCGGGACCACGCCCTCCTGGAGGAGCAGAGCAAGCAGCAGTCCAACGAGCACCTCCGCCGCCAGTTCTCCAGCCAGGCCAACGTCGTGGGGCCCTGGATCCAGAACAAGATGGAG GAGATTGGACGCATCTCTATCGAGATGAACGGGACCCTGGAGGACCAGCTGAGCCACCTGAAGCAGTACGAGCGCAGCATCGTGGACTACAAGCCCAACCTGGACCTGTTGGAGCAGCAGCACCAGCTCATCCAGGAGGCCCTCATCTTCGACAACAAGCACACCAACTACACCATGGAG cacaTCCGCGTGGGCTGGGAGCAGCTGCTTACCACTATCGCCCGCACCATCAACGAGGTCGAGAATCAGATCCTCACCCGGGACGCCAAGGGCATCAGCCAGGAGCAGATGCAGGAGTTCCGGGCATCCTTCAACCACTTCGACAAG GACCATGGCGGGGCACTGGGGCCCGAGGAGTTCAAGGCCTGCCTCATCAGCCTGGGCTACGACGTGGAGAACGACCGGCAG GGCGATGCTGAGTTCAACCGCATCATGAGCGTGGTCGACCCCAACCACAGCGGCCTTGTGACCTTCCAAGCCTTCATTGACTTCATGTCCCGGGAGACCACTGACACAGACACGGCCGACCAGGTCATCGCCTCCTTCAAGGTCCTGGCAGGGGACAAG AACTTCATCACGGCTGAGGAGCTGCGGAGAGAGCTGCCCCCGGACCAGGCTGAGTACTGCATCGCCCGCATGGCACCATACCAGGGCCCCGACGCCGTACCCGGCGCCCTCGACTACAAGTCCTTCTCCACAGCCCTGTATGGCGAGAGTGACCTGTGA